A region of the Maniola jurtina chromosome 11, ilManJurt1.1, whole genome shotgun sequence genome:
CCGAACCCAGGCGTACATATAGATAAAATCATACACGACGTCAAAATTACCATTAATGGTAAGTGGTACTTTTCTTACAATAGCGATATTTTCCTGGCAACCCGTCTTCGTACGGAAAACAAACTACCTATTTATTCTTCTCATTTTCGTGTACAAAAGAATTAGCCGCATTGTTTTCACTTACGCAGCGtgtgtttatataataacatcTAGATGTGTATGTtccatatttttcaaaataaatatttacttgcGCAGTGGTGAGAGCTGTGACCTTatgagtgggaggtcccaggtccgattcccggctggggaaatttgggattttataatatctaaatcttctctggtctggtctggtgggaggtttcggccatggtaagttaccatcctaccggcaaagccgtgctgcccagcgatttagcgttccggtacgatgccgtgtagaacctaaggggtatgggtttaataaaactgccatactcctttcaggttagcccacttccatcttagactgcctACCACCACCAGTCACATGCCTACTATACagtgcagtcaagggctaacttgtatcagaataaaaataaacattttatgcATGCATGTTTGGTTGGATGCTAAACAATATTTTGTAACCATAAAGCTCTGTCAGAATTTACGACTCAGGTTTCTTTGTTTGAATTTCCACAGAATATGGTACAGAGGCTGTGGCAGCGACGGGCGCGTTCTTGGCCAGGACGGCTGAGCAATTCTATGCAAATACACCATTTTTCATGTtcatcagaaatgagaagactAAACTTGTCACATTCAGCGCTGCTATATTTGACCCACTTAGTTGAAATTGTGTTTGTGTAAAAACTGTATAATTATGCAATATTAATTATCATAGGAAtatcaagaaaaaaaatatcaaagcaGCTTTTaactttctaaatattttttttacaactttAATGTATTATGTGAAATATACATAGCTATTATGATATTGAAATGTGCATTTTCTTATACCAGTTTACTTAGAATGATAAGAATCTTATGAGCTTAACataactaaaatttaaaaaatcactgTGTGATGATTCCTTGAAACTATTTTAATATTGGTGCTATTTAAATATGGCATTCTTTTATAATTACATTTGTCACctattgagattttttttactatctgTAGTCTTTTTGCTAGTTATCAAGCAAAATCTTTCATATAGCTCTCACAGCTCCATGCAGACTGGTCTTTTGCATTCTCcaattattgaattgaattcaaTTCCCAATTATTGGCTTTTAGGTGTGCCAGCTGCGCACAGGTTATTTGGccacaattaattaaaaaggtTGTGCTTTAATTGCTAAATAAgcagtccaatctgaagttgcaacatgaaCATCTGTGCATGTCATGGACTAAggattaaaggccgattcacaccaaacacgtgcacgtgacacgtgcgtactgcgtagtgacgcgcgtaaacccatCACACCggattacgcatacgtccacgctttacgcaagcggtgtgccatgtttcatatagttccatacattacaacgcaatggtacgcgctatgtctacgcttacacagcctgtgtgaacgagctataaaagCCAAACcagctgagatctgtttttgtacaatccAGTCATACACCttgtgttcagattggactacttgttttgtaCACAATAATATAACCGATTGCcatttaaattgaataaaaatcgcATCACCTTTCTAGTTAAACAAACAATTTACATAATAGTGATTAATCCATAGTGTCAAGAACTatggattttaatattaatcAGCACAGTTTAGCAATTGATGGCAATTAGCGAACCAAAACTCTAAGACTATAGAGACTtttaaatcttaataaaaaattaaggttTATTCTCAGCCTGATTTATCTATTACTCCGTAACTTTTCTATCCTGTCATTGAGCGTTTCTTTCCATTGCTCTTCTGATACACTCTGTGCCCATTCCGGGATGGAATCTTGTGGTAATGCAAAGTCAGCCATTAATGACATCACCTgaaatttgattttcatttccaATTATTTACTTATGTGTTAATAAATTGCATTATCTAATAGTGATACATAGTTTATTCTGAGACAACATACAAGTGATAGGAATTATGAATACCCAATATGTTTACGTATACAAGAAAGCATAGTGTAGGGTGCCCTCCAGTATGTTGGATATAATATAAAGATAGtgagaagtggctggatgaggctGAGAACTGGCTGTGGTCGTGCTcttatgtccagcaatggacatCAACAGTATGACAATGCTGTTAAAGGTATTCTCCGACTCTTCTAATTCAATactgtataaatcattataggtaataataataatcagtctTAAGCATTGATCATACTGTTATAAACtttaatcaaaacaaaaattgaaGCAATAGTAAGGTAAAGGTTAGTAAAAATACAGCAAAAATGTAACTGTACCTGTTGTGCTCTTTCATTGTCCATTTGTATAGGGTCATTGACTCTAGGCACATTCCATATTTCCCTTGTTAGGGCATTCTCCATTGGCTCTATTGGAGGCACATTGTTTGGAGCTGTTTGTATTCCATTATtctgaaaatttatttaatattactaAAGTAACACTGACAAAAGTCAAAAGTCgaaaataatttatacctactcaattagGTTCTCTGATATCTGATATGAATCTGATAGTAATGGTAAATAgcatttacttttttaaaaGGCAAGTtacattaattttcaaaacaagCTACTAATTCAATCTGAACTTGCTACTGCATAGGTACAGAGGATGACACAACTTGACACAAGCAttgctgagatctgtttttgaaCACTGCTGTCATAATTATGCCTTTTGTTAAAATTAGATATTTGCTTTACAATCACGTATCATGTACAACAGAGAGCGCTGCACCCAAGTGTAGATAAGAAACTCAGGAGAGAAGATAAATATGACCCTACACCAGAAAACGTTGCATCCTAAGTCAAAAGACGAATGAACGATTTTAAACGAGTTACTGCGAAGTCGGAATTGGTCAGAACCAGGAACCAAAGTACAAATTACAATCTATGTtccattgaaaattgaaataagtaCCTGTAGAACTAGCCTTCAGAATTATCTCTAATTACTTACTTCGATATCGTCATCACTTTCCTGGTCCGTAAATACAGCTTCCGGCCCCTGTGGTAGAGGCTCGTATCCGAAATGCTCGTTTTGCTCCTCATCACTATCGTCGTGGTTTCCGTTAGCCATTAATTCATTTCGCGGCGGTGGAATCAAGTTTTGTGGGGAATCATCTGGAGGATCTGGACCATCGCACACCATTTTAGGGATAGCTAGTTGATAAAAgatttattaagtaattttagaaaaaaaaacgtgGTCTTGTATTTTTGGCAATTTCTTCTCCAGTGCATATACCACTGTTGAGCAGGGTTGGATTTAGACCATATACATGCCATATACCTATTTCGACAATGATATGATAATTATGATATTTACAAACTTGACAAAGTACTCTTTGATTCAGTCAGACCAACCAAGGAACATTTATACTCTAGGGAGTATATATCTGAGTCAGACCCTAGAAGGGTGCTAGAAGGATAGAACATGTGACACATTGagtatcttcttttttttttctctctcgtctggcttttacaatgattagccaatgtcaagtttgtagttatttgtaacaagttagttatactatacaagtatggaccccgtctgtgccggcgctcgccgacatacgcacggcacccccttagagcgctttccagtcagttttaacaaaacaaaaaaaacactccaaaaaggcagagcacgccagccagctaacaccaacacagactaAGTCCATATTATGCTTGAAGGTGGCCAAAGCCAAAAAGCCAAAATCGGAAGCGGAACCACAGAGCGGAAATAatgccgccatcttgtgaagtgtcacgctgTCCCATTGTCCCcttgtatgtggtgttgctaagttAAAAAATCTGAAGtccactgtttttttttttttaatattagtgacATTCCATACATTAACACCACGATGTACTATTGATAGATACAGCATAAATGTGTCTGCAtctaataactatatttatcaCTACgtaaatatatttgttttaacAGGTCAACACGATAGGTTGCAAGTCCATGACCTAtcaatgatttttaattttcattctcGCTGTGGAAACAGGGGTGGCTTTCCCAATTTCTTATTCAGTTAGAATGAGATAAATTTTACTCGGTTTTCAACATAATTTCTCTAAAATTGAGGAGATTTATTTGCTGGCATCCTTTGTTCTACAACTACGCCCTCCTGTCAATGTCAATCAAGTGCCAAAGTAATCGCagcaccgaccagaaacaaaaatCGCAGACTGTCGATGGTCGACACTTATCAGtcgtgaaaaaataaataactcgGGACTTTGCTGGCGTTTGTGTTGTTGAAAACACGTGTTAGTGAGGTTTTGCATAATTTTAACTGTTGTGTCAATTTATTAGTTGGTGTCTGGACGTGAGTATTTAGATTAAGTGTTGGTGAAGGGAGAAACCCGAGTATGGAGGTCGATCCTCCGCCTGAACCTCCTGATCCGGGTGAAAATGTAACCGTCATGTCAGACCCCATTGAGAGCCCGCAGTCCATATCTATGGACTCAGAATCAACCCATCGTGGTACTAAACGAGCAATCCCGATAATTGATAACGATCAAGTTCCATCGTCCActaaaaaaactgtaataggGCCAAGCTCGACAGCCCCTTCAATGCAATCCGTTTACCTCCATCCTTCACTCTCAGACTccccaaaaaaatatacaaaagatGATAAAGGTCCTTTCGTAGTGTACGTATCCCGTGAAGTGTCCGACCCTTCAGCCGGCGCTTCTATGAGAGCGATCAAATTCGGCCAGTTCCttcacaaaaacaaaataaggtcAGTTCTTAACGACGGCGTGAAGAATGTTGGTAGAAACAAAGTTTCAGTTGAATTTGCAAATGGTCAAGCGGCTAATGAATTCTTAGAAAACCCTATACTTACCATATCCAAGCACATTGcatatacagggttactggtaatatgtcggcaatccgttaagggggtgtaggcgaagtaatttgcaaccaaatgaccccttatgacccctaggcaaatgtcaaccattttcgagtaatttgactttttgtgttttttagaagaatttgaggtatgcaactttgaaaatttataaaaaaaaaaccaatgcatgaatttttttatcattaatattatttgcttactaacacttcaatacataataatcaaccataaaatgacacttatctttaatagttttcaaatcacagctacaaatctgtacaagtttcataatttacaccaggtggtctgacaaaaatggtcgatttatgtaaaaaattactgaagaactttatcggcagaacacatgaaaaacatgtgcaacttctcagctacccaacgagatacaatatggtaccagaaatcagaaaatggccgaaaaaaaatacaattattgttaaaaagacgAAATCGTCTGCAATccaaaattacaataatcgtttaggaagtttaaaataattacgtagataagttac
Encoded here:
- the LOC123869584 gene encoding male-enhanced antigen 1; protein product: MVCDGPDPPDDSPQNLIPPPRNELMANGNHDDSDEEQNEHFGYEPLPQGPEAVFTDQESDDDIENNGIQTAPNNVPPIEPMENALTREIWNVPRVNDPIQMDNERAQQVMSLMADFALPQDSIPEWAQSVSEEQWKETLNDRIEKLRSNR